DNA sequence from the Ruminococcus albus 7 = DSM 20455 genome:
AGTGTATATGCAGGTATTGTTGTAGAAATTGAGCTTTCCGAGATCGAACTCGTTTGCCTTCTCGAGAACAGGGCTCTTTATCTCATATTCTGCGGGTGGATCTTCAGGTTCAAGCTCCTTTGGAGGTTCTGTCTCTGCCTCAGAATCAGAATCTTCGGGAGCAGTGGTCTCGTTCTCACCGTCGTTGGAAGTTGCTTTTTCGGTGGTGGTCACAGCAGACTTGTCGCTGTTATCGTCCTTATCATCGTCTGAATTTGAGCAGGCTGAAAGACTTATAGTCATAGCCGCTGCAAGAAGTACAGCCAGTTTCTTATCAAAGCTGTTTTTCATGTTTGTTTCCTCCGTTTCATAAATACAATCAAATCTATTACATTTTTATATCTTATCACATCGCGTTATCGAAGTCAATAAAATACGTTCTTGTTTGGCGTTTTAACTGTCGGAACTCAATGAACAGAGTGTGATTTTGTTGTATATTGCTATTTTATTAGATGCGATAAATCAATATATCTGCAAGGTATCATTAAAGTGCTGATACGATACGATGAAAGGAACATGGATCACCACTTATCATTGATAACCTGTGTTTTCAGAGGAAAGACGTAGAATGGAGGTTTACACCGAATTATAATTTGTTCATTATGCTGACAAAAAAACTATTGACAGACGCTGTGAAATATAGTATAATTATTACCGTTGATTTATCATGTGTTAGAGTTAGTTAAGTCTAACTGACATTCTGAAATGCGGCTCGGCTTGGTGGATCTCATGGTCGGGACAGGAAACTGACAAAAGATGCTGTATGGAAATGTATCACTCGGTCACGGTATGTGGGGGTAAAATATGAGGTTTTTGATCTCTGCCATTGAGCCGCTTGTGTCGTAGGTTCAGCAGATGCGCTAGTTAGTTAATACTAACCAAATCTATAGCCAAAAAGGAGTGGATATCGGTTCAATGGATCAAAACATAAAAAAATGGTTTCCGTTTTCTACATACGACATTACAGACGATCACAGGGAGAAACTGATCTGCTTTCACTATGCAGGAGGGAGTGCTTCTGTTTTCAGGCAGTGGACGCTTGAGCCGCATGGTTTTAATGTTCTCTGTGCCGAGCTGCCCGGAAAGGGAACGAGAACAGGCGAAGCATTTGTAACTGATATAAAGGACTTGTTGGAACCGCTTTGCGCTGCGGTAGATGCAGTTGTGGAAAATGGAAAGTACACGCTGTTCGGACATAGTATGGGTGCGGCGATCGGATTCTATGTGGCAGACCGCATGACAAAAAATTACGGAAAACAGCCTTCGTGTCTTATCGTTGCCGGAAGACAGGCACCCGATACAGAAAACGAAGGAGAGTTCAAAAGCTGGATGAGCGATGATGCTTTGATAAAGGAGATGCGGATGTACGGGGGAACACCGGATGATGTCCTTGAAAACAAGGAACTGATGGATATTCTGATCCCGCGGATACGCAAGGACTACGAATTGAACGATACGCTCATTTATCATGGTGAGAAGCTGCATATTCCTATTGTGGCACATTCAGCTTTGGAAGACAAAGGAGCGACTCCGGATATCATGGAACACTGGAGTGCCATGACAACAGGCAAATTCTCGATCAGGAGTTTTGAGGGACGGCATTTCTGGGTCACGGACGATGAAACTTATTTTCTGCAAATTCTGAAAGAATTGGAAGGGACGAATCATGGAAATTCTGAAAATTGATCATCTAAAAAAAGAATTCAAGGATATGACAGCTGTCAACGGGCTGGATCTTACTATCCAGGAGAAGGATGTTCACGGTATACTTGGACCGAATGGTGCCGGAAAAAGTACAACGATCAACTGTATACTTGGATTATTGGGGTATGAGGAAGGATCTGTGACATTTGCAGGTGGAGAATCTATTCGTAAATGGGGAAAGAATATAGGATATGTACCGCAGGATCTGGCGATCTATCCCGATCTTACTCCTACCGAAAATATTCGTTTTTTCTGTTCACTTTACGGATTCAAGGGTAAAGAACTGGAAGAACGTGTTACAAAGGCTTTGGATTTTGTAGGGCTTACAGATGTCAAGGATAAAAAATCAGGCGAGTTTTCGGGGGGCATGAAAAGACGTCTGAATATGGCGTGCGGTATTGCACACAGTCCGAAACTGATCATAATGGATGAACCGACAGTCGGCATTGATCCTCAGTCTAGAAACCGTATACTTGAAAATGTCCGCACGCTGAATGAACAAGGTGCAACTATTCTTTATACGACGCATTATATGCCTGAGATCGAGGAGATCTGTAATCGTATCACGGTCATTGATCATGGCGCACTGGTAGCAACAGGAACCAAAGAAGAAATAATGAACCGTATGGGAACAGATCAGATGATGAATCTTTCCTTTGCTGAGGGTAAAGGAGATATGGATGCGTTTGTTGCTGAAGCTTCTCAGATCGATGGGATCCACCAGACCGATCCTGATGGCTGGAACTGCAAGATCCGCCATGATAAAAAGACTGTTGTTCTCAATAAGGTGATCGATGCTGCGATACGCAGCGGTCTGGAAATTGAACATATCACGAATGAAGAACCGTCACTGGAAGAGATATTCCTTATGCTGACGGGCAAGGAACTCAGAGATCAGAAATAAGGTAGGCGATGTAATATGTTCTGGCTGTTATGGAAAAAAGAAATAAAAGTATTCTTTACTAATAAAGGAAATCTCGTATTTATGATCCTCCTTCCGATCCTGCTGATCTCGATATTCAGCTTTGCACTCGGTGACTATATCAAGGGGGATTATGGCACATTTAAAAATGGTCAGGTGTTTTACTTGCAGGATGGTGCCACGGATCAGATGAACAGCCGATTTGATGCGATTTCCAAAAAGATCACGGAACAGACTGGTGTTTCGTTTACGGAAGTGACAGATGCTGAGCAGGCGAAGAAGGATGTGGAATCAAGCAAAGCTTATGGTCTGATCACGATCGGCAGTGAGTCGTTCTCCTATTTCCGTTCATCGTTCAATGAACCTCAGGGCGGACAACTGGTAAGGACTTTGTTCACGGAGCTTGCCAGGGACGGTGTGACATCTGTAGAAACAACATCGGGAAACGCTCCGTCTATCAAACGTACTGTGATTGAAGGCAGTCATCTGGATTCAAAAGTGTATTACACTTTTGCGGCACTGACGTTTTCAATACTTTTCATGGGTGTTCTTGTCGGACATTCTGTCTTTGACGAAAAAGAACTTGGTACGCTCACAAGGATAAGGATGTCCAAAGCAGGTGTCAGAATTGTTGTTGTTGTCAAGATCCTGACCGGTATCCTGTGTGGAGCTGGGCAGATCCTTTCTGCGTTTGTCTTTTCTAATCTTGTGCTTAAAGTAGATTGGGGGGATAAGCTGCCGCTGATACTGCTGGTATTGCTTTGCCTGGTGACACTCAGTTCAACATTCGGAGCAGTAGTGGGTAGTTTTGCACCTAACAAATCCATGTGTCAGAGTACTGTCATGATGACAACCATGCTCTGCGGATATCTGGGCGGAGCTATCACTCCGTTGTATCTTCTTGAGAATATGCCGATCCTTGGTTATATTGTTAAGATCAGTCCGCTTTACTGGACTAACCAATCTATGACCTACCTGTACAACGGTGTTGTTAACAGCAAATTCGGTATTACGATTAGTGTGCTTCTGGGTCTGACAGCTCTGCTTCTGATCGTGTATGCAATATTCACAGCTAAGTTATCGGTCAATGTAAGTACACCTGTTGCTAAAACAGTGAAAAAGGAGGGAAAGACGGCATGAAAAATATTATCCGTAATACTGTGCTGATCTTTCGGAAGAATAAGGAGTTTATCTATCTTATTACGATTCAGCCGGTCATGATCTTTCTGCTGATGTCCTTTCTGCTGCCGTATTCCACAGCGCACAATATCGCTGTCATAAATACAGACGGCGGTGCGGCGAGCGCTGCGATAGAGGAATCTGTAAAACGTCTGGAGGGTGTAGAATTTCAGAACGTTAAGTTGGAGGATGCTGCAGAAAAACTGCTTTCCTCTAATATTGAACTGGCGGTGGTTATACGTGAGGGTACTGATGCTGATGATCCACAGGTAGAGATAATGAGCCTTGGAAATTCCGAAGTCGAACGTTCTGTGACGCTTTGTGTGGAGCAGGCACGTGAAGAAAATCCTGACAGCAGTTTGACAGAAGTCAATTCTGTTAAAAAGAAGGGCATGACAGTTGCTAATTCTCTGGGATTCATGATCTTCAAGACGCTGACGTCTGCGAATCTGCTGGCAGCCCTTATTATTCAGGAGCGCAACCGTCGTATGCGTGACCGTATTCTTTTGAGCAAGACCACAACAGGCGTCTACCTCGGCGGTATGGCAATGGTCTATCTGTTCTTTATGATGATCGGATCGGTAGTATATTATCTGGCAGGTCTGTTATTCCGATTTGATTTCGGTATGAGGCATTCGATCGGATTCCTGCTGGTATTGTTTACGGCTAATGTATTATCGGTCACACTTTATCTTTTTGCATCGACACTGGTCAAGAAAGAGGATTCACTCTGGCCGCTGGCATCATTTGTGATCTTGCCTATGTCACTGTTTTCGGGCGTTCTGTTTCCGTATGAATTTATGCCGAAGGCGATGAAGGCAGTTGGTGCATTTATGCCGCAGCGATGGATCGCACACGGGATAGAGTCGATCCAGGAAACTGGTTCTATAGCAGCAGGTATCCCGGATATGGCTTTGGTGCTGGGACTTTCGGCACTCCTGTACATTGTGGCTGTTATCCGTACAAAGCGGATCCAGCCTTCCTGATATATTTGATAAACAAGGTTCCTATGATCGGAGGAGGTCATTAATGGTTAAAGATTATGAAGCAGCAGGCTATTGGGAAAAGAAGACCCTCTGGGACAGACTTGAGGAGTGGAAAAACAGCTATGCAGATAGATGTGCATTGGTGGATGAAGATATCCGTATCAGCTATCAGCAATTGTATGACCACGCACTGCAGTATGCTGCAGCATTTGCGGCAGACGGTATACACGAAGGAGATACTGTTGCGGTACAGCTTCCTAATTGCGCAGCGTTTGTGGAAATGGTGTTCGGCTTGTTCCGGATAGGTGCAGTTCCTATCTTTGTTTTGCCGGCGCACCGTGAAAAAGAGATAACAGGTATTTTTAATGCGGCTTCTCCGAAGGCATACATAACTGCGAGAACTTTTTTGGGCTTTGATTATACAGCTATGGCAGAACGAATCCTGAAAGAGCGTTCTGATCAGCAGATAAGATACTATGTTGCGGATGAACTGCAAAACACAGCAAAGCTCGCTGATGTGACAACACTTTCCTCTGACGGACCTTGCTACAGGGATACAGCATTTCTGCTGTTATCAGGTGGAACAACAAATACCCCTAAACTGATCCCCAGGACGCATTGTGACTATGCGTATAATTTCCGTATGGCTGCAGAGAAAAGCTGGCTGGATTCGGACAGTGTCTATCTGGTGACACTTCCGATCGAGCATAATTTCCCGTGGGGAATGCCGGGTGTACTGGGAACCCTTTCTGTAGGCGGCAAAGTAGTTATCGCCAAAACATCGAGCTTTGACGAAGTTTTTCCGCTGATAGAGGAGGAGAAGGTAACTATCACCGCAGCTGTACCGGCTGTCCTTCAGACCTGGCTGGAAGCACTGGAATGGGAAGATTCCTATGATCTGGGATCGCTGCGACTGATCCAGGTGGGAGGTGCAAAGCTTCTCGATTCGATAGCAAGAAAAGTCAGACCTGCTTTTAATTGTACCTTACAGCAGGTGTTTGGCATCGCTGAGGGGCTGATCACTTTTACATCTCCCGATGATACGGAGGATATAATCACCACCTGCCAGGGCAAACCGTTGAGTGAAGGCGATGAGATACGAATTGTTGATGAGCAGGAGCAGGATGTTGAAGATGGTGAATTCGGACAGCTTCTTATGAAAGGGCCTTACACTATACGCGGCTATTACGGATGCCCTGAATTCCAATCGGATATTTTTACTGAGGACGGATTTTTCCGTACAGGTGACAAGGCGTGTATCACTAAAGAAGGGAACCTGCTGGTGGACGGTCGTATTACTGATCAGATCAACCGCGGAGGAGAAAAGGTAATGCCCACGGAGATCGAGGAACTTCTGCTGGAGCATGAAGCTGTACAGGAAGCGATCGTTGTCCCTGTCCCTGACGAACAGTTCGGTCAGAAAAGCTTTGCTTTTCTGAAATGCAGCCGTGAAGTATCTTTTGCAGAGGTGTATGAATTTTTAAAGTCCAGAAGACTTGCAAGATACAAATATCCTGACTATATCCGCTTTTTGGACAGGATACCTCTTACCAATATGGGAAAAACCAATCGCGCAGAATTAAAGAAAATGGCAGTGGAGGACATAAATGAAAGAACTTGAAGCCAAACAATATCTGTTGGATCTGTTGCCTGCGCATACAGAGATAACTGACGACACAAACCTCATAGAAGCAGGACTGGATTCGCTGAGTATCATGAAGCTTAACAGCATCTGGCGCAAAGCAGGTTCAAAAGTATCATTTGCAAAGCTTATCTCTGATCCGTTTTGGAGTGCCTGGAGAAGCTATCTTAACTTTGAGTCAGATACCTCATCGGCAGATCAGTCTCTACAGTCTGCATCTTCCGAGGTAAATGATCCGTCCGCTCCGTTTCCTCTTACACAAGTGCAGTATGCATACTGGGCAGGCAGACAAAAACATCAGATCCTTGGGGGATTTGGGTGTCATTGTTATGTCGAACTGGATGGTACGGATATCGACACGCAGCGTCTGGCAAAGGCATGGTCACTGCTGTTGATGCGGCATCCGATGCTGAGGGTGAGATTTTTAGATGACGGTACCCAGCAGTATATGTCTGAGCCATACAATAAGGATATTACTATATATGATCTTCGTGATTGTGATCCTGATCAGGCAGAGCAGGAATTGATTTCGATCCGTTCAGGTCTCAGTCACAGACAGTTCAGGATAGAACTTGGTGAAGTTGCGGGTCTTGGTATAGCACTCCTTCACAATAACAGACATCGTATTTTCTTTGATGTTGATCTGCTTGTGGCGGATGTGCATTCTTTCCAGATCATTCTGAATGATCTTGGCAGACTATACCGTGAACCGATAAATACCATATCTGACTTTCATTTTGGAACGTATCTCCGTAAGGAAGCAGAGCAAAATCGAAGTGCATTGGAAAATGACCGCAATTACTGGATGCAGAAGATTGATACTATGCCTCTGGCACCGGTGCTTCCGCTTGCAAAAGAGCCGTCATCGGTCAAGGATGCCTATTTTACAGCGAGAAAACACAAACTTCCGGAAAAAGTATGGAAGTGCCTTAAAGCTCAGGCATCGAAGTACGGTGTGACGCCTTCGATGGTATTGCTTTGTGTCTACGGGTTAGGTATAGCTAACTATTCGGAACAGCCTGATTTTCTGATCAATATCCCGACTTTTAATCGTAATACCGAGATCAGTGGTATCGAGGATGTTGTTGCAGATTTTACAAGACTGAGCTTGCTGCCTTTTCATAAGAAGGATGGTGAGAGTTTTGCGGAAACTGTCAGAAGAACAGCAGCAGATTTCTATGAGATCATGGAACATCCCGCATACTCAGGTGTAGAGATAATTCGAGAACTGAATAGGAAATACGGTCAGGAAATGCCTGTTGCACCTGTAGTATTTGCCTGCAATATTGAAACATCACTTACAGATCATATTGTTGAAACGACCCTTGGAACGTGGAATTATATCATCTCTCAGACACCTCAGGTATGGCTCGATTTTCAGATGTATGAGGATCACGGTTC
Encoded proteins:
- a CDS encoding (2,3-dihydroxybenzoyl)adenylate synthase, with the protein product MVKDYEAAGYWEKKTLWDRLEEWKNSYADRCALVDEDIRISYQQLYDHALQYAAAFAADGIHEGDTVAVQLPNCAAFVEMVFGLFRIGAVPIFVLPAHREKEITGIFNAASPKAYITARTFLGFDYTAMAERILKERSDQQIRYYVADELQNTAKLADVTTLSSDGPCYRDTAFLLLSGGTTNTPKLIPRTHCDYAYNFRMAAEKSWLDSDSVYLVTLPIEHNFPWGMPGVLGTLSVGGKVVIAKTSSFDEVFPLIEEEKVTITAAVPAVLQTWLEALEWEDSYDLGSLRLIQVGGAKLLDSIARKVRPAFNCTLQQVFGIAEGLITFTSPDDTEDIITTCQGKPLSEGDEIRIVDEQEQDVEDGEFGQLLMKGPYTIRGYYGCPEFQSDIFTEDGFFRTGDKACITKEGNLLVDGRITDQINRGGEKVMPTEIEELLLEHEAVQEAIVVPVPDEQFGQKSFAFLKCSREVSFAEVYEFLKSRRLARYKYPDYIRFLDRIPLTNMGKTNRAELKKMAVEDINERT
- a CDS encoding thioesterase II family protein — encoded protein: MDQNIKKWFPFSTYDITDDHREKLICFHYAGGSASVFRQWTLEPHGFNVLCAELPGKGTRTGEAFVTDIKDLLEPLCAAVDAVVENGKYTLFGHSMGAAIGFYVADRMTKNYGKQPSCLIVAGRQAPDTENEGEFKSWMSDDALIKEMRMYGGTPDDVLENKELMDILIPRIRKDYELNDTLIYHGEKLHIPIVAHSALEDKGATPDIMEHWSAMTTGKFSIRSFEGRHFWVTDDETYFLQILKELEGTNHGNSEN
- a CDS encoding ABC transporter permease; translated protein: MKNIIRNTVLIFRKNKEFIYLITIQPVMIFLLMSFLLPYSTAHNIAVINTDGGAASAAIEESVKRLEGVEFQNVKLEDAAEKLLSSNIELAVVIREGTDADDPQVEIMSLGNSEVERSVTLCVEQAREENPDSSLTEVNSVKKKGMTVANSLGFMIFKTLTSANLLAALIIQERNRRMRDRILLSKTTTGVYLGGMAMVYLFFMMIGSVVYYLAGLLFRFDFGMRHSIGFLLVLFTANVLSVTLYLFASTLVKKEDSLWPLASFVILPMSLFSGVLFPYEFMPKAMKAVGAFMPQRWIAHGIESIQETGSIAAGIPDMALVLGLSALLYIVAVIRTKRIQPS
- a CDS encoding ABC transporter ATP-binding protein, whose protein sequence is MEILKIDHLKKEFKDMTAVNGLDLTIQEKDVHGILGPNGAGKSTTINCILGLLGYEEGSVTFAGGESIRKWGKNIGYVPQDLAIYPDLTPTENIRFFCSLYGFKGKELEERVTKALDFVGLTDVKDKKSGEFSGGMKRRLNMACGIAHSPKLIIMDEPTVGIDPQSRNRILENVRTLNEQGATILYTTHYMPEIEEICNRITVIDHGALVATGTKEEIMNRMGTDQMMNLSFAEGKGDMDAFVAEASQIDGIHQTDPDGWNCKIRHDKKTVVLNKVIDAAIRSGLEIEHITNEEPSLEEIFLMLTGKELRDQK
- a CDS encoding ABC transporter permease is translated as MFWLLWKKEIKVFFTNKGNLVFMILLPILLISIFSFALGDYIKGDYGTFKNGQVFYLQDGATDQMNSRFDAISKKITEQTGVSFTEVTDAEQAKKDVESSKAYGLITIGSESFSYFRSSFNEPQGGQLVRTLFTELARDGVTSVETTSGNAPSIKRTVIEGSHLDSKVYYTFAALTFSILFMGVLVGHSVFDEKELGTLTRIRMSKAGVRIVVVVKILTGILCGAGQILSAFVFSNLVLKVDWGDKLPLILLVLLCLVTLSSTFGAVVGSFAPNKSMCQSTVMMTTMLCGYLGGAITPLYLLENMPILGYIVKISPLYWTNQSMTYLYNGVVNSKFGITISVLLGLTALLLIVYAIFTAKLSVNVSTPVAKTVKKEGKTA